TTTCTAATTTCGTTTATAGTACAATgaatgtgaaaattaatttaattgatttacaATATATCAATCAATTTTGGTTGGAATTTACAAATTACTTAATATGattaattcaaatttcaattcgattaaatttgatttaattataaataaaataaaatatattaaactcaCCCTCAATTTAGACATGAAATGATTTAACTCGAAAATTTTATTGACAAACTCGAATGACCCCGGTCAAAAATAATCATTGACACAATTATGGAAATAACatcttttgttaaaaataatcATTGACACCGATCCTTATTGTCttcatacatttgaaatttagtcccccTATTTTTATTCCATGGAATTAAatccctttacttttcagatttcaaaatgcaagtccattattaaaatagttagttttttctattaatttatatTCATTATAGCATCATTTTTCTTGTTACATGGttatcaagtgagtatttttcttatttcaaaatgtcacaataATGAATTTAAccgaaataattttaattatgttaatcATTGGACATGAATTTTGAAATTGGAAAAGTAGAGCGACTAAGGtgttgtttgatcaattgaaaaattaagtactaaaaaattaagtgttgaaaGATTGAGTATTGAAATATTAagtacaaaatttaatttataaaatttgtttgatatatttcttaaaattaaatgCAGAATATGATTAGAGTGTTTGacaaatgtaatttttaaaattttaaaggtaacATAATTAAATGagaatattaaaagaattaaaaaatttccacattaagtgataagtagtttcttatctacttatcattttccacactttttcgtgattttttacataaataatataaaatagtaattaattacaaaaaaggtatatgaaactgattaattacgaaaataggcATTCGTTATAGTGTTTTGACAGTGCCGCCTAACATATTGGCTGTACTAGACTAAAATGTGATGAACTAAAATATTAAGGACCTGATATAAAATTTCCCATTTAGGTTGGctactgaaaaaaaaaagaagaagctttaAGGTGCAGCGGGTAAATAGGGTAAATTATTCATAAACCCtctttgtttattattttcttttattttccttcaatACAAAAAATAGAGAGACCTCTTACCAATTAATCCAGAAAGTTTTTTCTACcaaaatgtatttttataaaaaaatttgattccaactggaaataaattttatttaattttagaaaaaaaaattcgaattatGTCTGACATAATAGTTAACGGTATTGATAATAATTTTCTTTTGCTCACATTATATCTAGAAactataaatttaactaataattatattttatacataataagatttttctaaagcttttataattataattttatactaTGTTCGTAAATCAAATTGATAATAaggataattataattttattatcaatttgatTTATGGACACGATaggaaattataattataaaagttttaaaaaatattattatgtataaattataattattagttaaatttatagtTCACAAATATAATGTGAGCATAAGAAAACTACTATGAATATTGTTAACTGCTATATTAGACATAATTtgaacataaaaattattttattaaaaaaataaaatttattttcagttGGAATcggctttttaaaaaaaaaattttgatagaaaaaacTTATTGGACTAATTGGTAAGAGACTTCTCTATTTTTGgtgttgaaggggaataaaagaaaataataaacaatgagGGTTTATGAAAAAATTTACCCTATTTAAAGTTTGGTGCCCCAGACTGTCCTTAAACCTTTTTTCAGCAGtcaataaaaatggaaaatttacatATCAGGTCCCTAAATATTTCGATCATCACATTTCAGTCTAATGCTGCCAATATGTCAAGCTGCACTGTAGAACATTGTAGCAAAtgtctattttcataattaatatgtttttcataccattttcataatgaattattttttatattatttgggtaaaaagCCCTTTTTCGTTGAAAAAGttctataatttgtttttttttttgaattaccaAACATGTTTAAAAACAAAGCCTAAGGGtgtatttgataaaccattgaTAGTTTTCATTTCATTGAAAAAGAaagttttcactttttttttttaattttgtttgataACCACAATAATTTTctacttaatataaaattttcaacaaaaaaagttGTTAAATATTAAGTTGTTAGAtattaatttggaaaatattaagttgattttatttttgaaataaattatttcctaattttattaaaaattaaaaatattcaaatttgatctttgacttttatccaaaactattcaaaataaaataaataatatcatattaataagattgaaattatgaaataataaatttttaaaaatcaatatttatcattatcaaacaaaataattatattcaatatttaatttttattaacatgtcaaaataattatattcagtgtttaatttttattaacatgtcaaacaattttataatataaatttttcagtttatcaaacacaccctaaatttctagaaataaaagtagGTAAAAAGACCACTCCAGTCCCTCTCAATTTGAAAACTGAGAAAATTGGCCCCTCTAAAAAGATCgaagcaatttaatccctatcaatttcgaaagtgagcaactaaaGATAATTAACCATGACGTTAATGTCTTCcatcaattatacataatttcgattgatataataacaaatttagttttcaatgtttacatgttttgtaattTTGACCTTGATTCCAAAACATTCAATGAATTTAGCCTCAACatttatataaatacacaaatgTTGCtgactaaatttgttaaattaggagcaaattgacaaaatatataaactttgaaatctaaatttgttattatatcgatCAAACTTTGAGCAAATTGACAGAAAACATCAACGTCGTGATTAATTATCTTAGTTGctcacttttaaaattgatagggattaaattgcttcaatttttttaaagggaCCAATTTGCTTAATTTTGAAATCGAGAGGGACTAGAGAGGTCCTTTTaccaataaaagtaaaatgactaaattccaaatgtatAAAAGTATGGGTACTTGGAGCATATTTTTAACCAATAAATGTATTCCAAGTGTGAAGAGTTAAAGCAGAAATTTGGTGTAGATCGTGTCAAAATTCAAACAGTAGAGTTAGATTAGTGGTCGGTAAACGTTACATAAAAAGAATCTTTAATCTAATCATCAAACACGTCGATATTACTGGTGAGTTTGATAGGTTCCCTACCTAAGATGGGGCGCAATAATCacatttaaaatctttttaaattaaaattatggtTATTAAAagatagattatattttatttcttgtacttaaaaaatagataaattaatttatatacattagattaaaaaataaattggtccttttattaaaaacttatccatttttaccattaaaaattaGTCATTGTATATCAATATGAGATATACGTGGCATGTCACATGCCACTATAAAGTTATTCTACCAACTATACCAGTTTCTTAGCAATATAAATAGATGAAACTTTTAATAGAATGgactaatttattctttaatataatgtatagggattaatttagtaaaaaaataaaatataatttaacgaCTCTACGATACATTCACGTATAGAATCAAATTCAAACCGAGTACCAAACGAAAGAACATCTATAGTGGAAACCAAAATCAGCAGTCAAAAGTATACGGCCATGCTGATCACAGCTCCAGAACCTGGTCAAAAGTCTCCCAAACCCATTAAGAAACAGCCTTCCAAGAAATACCGAGTCAAAATTATagtaataatcataataatagcATCTATATAAGCTTCACAAAATCAAAACGAACAATCAAAGACCAACGAAtcttctatttatatatatacacacactaaGATCACCTACTCCACAATATGCGGTTGACCATCCTTGAGAAACAAACTACACAAGGTTTAGAAACTCCGGGAACCGCCGGAGATCTGAAGGGGGAGAATCGGAGTCGTAGAAGAAGTTACATGGCTTCACCGTCTTCTTCGTCGTCGTCTCCTAGACTGCGACCGAGGTGTACGTGTTCGAACCAACCGGGTTCGGCACCATGTAGCAAGCATGGTTACATGGTGCCAAGGCAGAACACGAAGAGATATGGTGGTAACAAAGAGATAATAAGGAGGGCAATAACACCAAATCGGAAGATGACACTTAGGTGGTGGAATTTCAGGCCAACACCAAGCAGGCTTTCTAACATGACTATGGCTTAAGGttcagcttcttcttcttcttcttcttcttcttttgaatttttatcaGTTTTCAATGTTATGAATGTTCTGATAAATTGAAGAATATAGAGAGTATATGTAAATGATTTGATTGGATTTGTAtatgttaacattaatggaagacaattaataatggttgccattaacattaatgggagacaatcaataatgacaaccaccaactttggaaaagtggcaagggataatttttttttggtccttgagataatgggctatttattgtttggtccttgaacctcaactataaataggccttctcatttctcatttcaattcatcccaaccaatctttctctcttagttttctctcttctcccatttgagaattcttaaggaattctatttgtttgtaatactttggagatagtaaagttatcatctggtattagtgcccgaggacgtaggtataatttaccgaacctcgttaaatctcttgtgttctttcttgtcctatttttctttcaatatttgagggtatagtagtagtatttaattgtgctattaaattactatagaagggatattctgtctaaggaaagacttggtatttaagagatccatgtgatccacctctcttccctgggaattgaactttatgtgattttttagtacaataatttacacgcttctgaccctattggaacaacaagtggtatcagagccgaaggttaattgtagtatgctctgtggttgtagtttaaactgatcttccacatcagaaaagatttccttaggtatattgaaagattatggagaaaacggtcggtgtaggagcttcaacatcgcccatgtggacaagaccgacaattgcaaatgcaagattggccgtggagatctttgatggcacgggccattttggtatgtggcaaagtgaggttctagatgccctttttcagcagggtctagacattgccattgatgaagagaaaccagatgatgtacaggagaaagattggaaggcgatcaatcggttggcatgtggcacaattcgatcatgcctttctcgagagcagaggtatgctatTTCAAAGgaaacttctgcaaataagttgtgggtggcacttgaagaaaaatttttgaagaaaaacagtcaaaataagctccacttgaagaaaagactgtttcgcttcacatacgtcccaagtaccacaatgaatgatcacatcaccaaatttaatcagttagtcactgatttgctgaatatggatgagacattcaaagatgaagatttggctttgatgctgttggggtcacttcatgaggagtttgagttcctagaaactactctacttcatggcaggagtgatatatctctgagcgaagtctgtgcggccttatacagttatgaacagagaaagaatgacaaacagaaaaactcaatcagagatacagaagctttagtagtccgaggtcgttcatacactcggaagaaaactcaaaaggggagatcaaagtcaaagtccagactcgggaaagatgaatgtgctttttgtcatgagaaaggccactggaagaaaaattgtccaaagctgaagaataagggaaaagctgctgtagatgcttgtgttgctaagcatgatactagtgactctgaactatcattggttgcatcatcatcgtcgttccattcagatgagtggatattagattcgggttgtacctatcatatgtcccctaaccgggagtggttctctgatttagtagaactaaatggaggagttgtttatatgggcaatgacaatgcctgtaaaactgttgggataggttcaatccaattaaagaataaagatggatcaaccagagttttgactgatgttcggtacgtgcccagtttgaagaaaaatctcatctcattgggagccttggaatccaatggttcagttgttactatgagagatggggttttgaaagtgacatctggcacacttgtgatattgaagggcatcaggaaaaataacttgtattactaccaaggtagtacagttattggagcagtcgctgcagcttccggcaacaaagaattggactcaatacagttgtggcatatgaagttgggacatgccagcgaaaaatccttgcaaattctggcaaagtaaggattgttgaaaggtgcaaaggcttgcaaattaaaattttgcgagcattgtgttctgggaaagcaaaagagagtgaaattcgacactgctatccataatacaaaaggtattttagaatatgttcactcagatgtgtgggggccttccaagacaccttcattgggaggaaaacactactttgttacttttgttgatgacttttccagaagagtttgggtgtataccatagaactaaggatgaagtgcttagagtttttcttaaatggaaaactatgatcgaaaaccagactggcaagaaaatcaagcggcttaggacggacaatggaggggaatataaaagtgatccgttcttcgatgtgtgccaagagtatggtattgttcgacacttcacagttagggatacaccacagcagaatggattggcagagcgtatgaatcgaacattgctggagaaagttcgatgtatgttgtccaatgctgggttgggcaagcaattttgggctgaggctgtgacatacactggccatcttgttaatcgtttgccatcatctgcattagaaagaaaaactcctatggaggtatggtctggaaaaccggctacagattatgattccttacatgtgtttggaaccactgcatattaccatgtgaaggagtcaaagttagatccgagggcaaagaaagctctttttatgggaatcacttctggagtgaagggatttcgtcattggtgcttaagcacaaagaaaatgatctgtagcaaagatgttacctttgatgaatctgccacattgaaaaaggtagcagataaagatattcagacgagcaatactctacagcaggtggagtgtactccaaaacaggtggagtttgagcagatggggatttgcccagttaataagtctaattctccagccacaatggaggaattagaagttaaagaggttctgacccaagaaccactaagtacaccagaaccagttgcagttgcaaggccacggagagaaattcgtaaacctgctcgatttactgatatggtggcctacgcccttcccgttgttgatgatattcctatcacttatcaagaagcaatgcaaagcttagaaagtgataaatggaaaagcgccatggatgaagaaatgcagtctctccggaagaacaatacttgggagttggcgcaattaccgaaaggtaaaagggcaatcggatacAAGTGGGTATTCgtaaagaaagatggatctcctagcaagaaggatattcgctacaaggcaagagtggtagctaaaggctacgctcagaaggagggaattgactacaatgatgtattttcccctgttgtgaagcattcctccattagaattttgttggccttggtagcacagttgaatttggagctagctcaacttgatgttaagacggctttcttgcatggtgagttagaagagatctatatgactcagcccgaaggatacacagatgctggtggtagaaattgggtttgtaagctgaacaaatcgctatatggattgaagcaatccccgaggcagtggtacaagcgatttgatagctttatgagaaggcagaagtacacaagaagcaaatatgacaattgtgtatatttgcagaagctgcatgacggatctttcatttatctactcttgtatgttgatgatatgttaatcgcttcgaagagccaaaatgagatagataagctgaaggctcagttgaatcaagagttcgagatgaaagatctaggtgaggccaagaagattctcggcatggagataagtagagatagaccgagaggcaagctctgtttaaatcagaagcaatatctgaaaaaggtattacaatgttttggtgtaaatgaaaacataaaacatataagtaccccacttgcttctcatttgaaacttagtgctcaattatctccgaagactgaagatgaaagagaatatatggcgaaagtcccatatgctaatgcagttgggagtttgatgtatgcgatggtgtgtacgaggcctgacatttcacaagctgttggagttgtgagcaggtatatgcatgatcctggaaaaggacattggcaagctgtaaaatggattctacggtatcttcgaaaaaccgtagatgttggtttaatttttgaacaggatgaagcacttggtcagtttgtagttggatatgttgattccgactttgctggtgatttagataaacgtcgttcaactacggggtatctgtttactattgcgaaagccccagtgagttggaagtctaccttacagtctacagtagctgtgtctactacagaggcagaatatatggcagttacagaagctgttaaggaggctatttggcttaatggattgttgaaagacttaggagttgttcaaagtcacataagtttatattgtgacagtcagagcgctattcatttagcgaaaaatcaagtctatcattcaagaaccaagcatatcgacgtaagatatcactttgtgcgggaagtctttgaaaaaggaaaaattctacttcagaagatcccgacagcagataatcccgcagatatgatgaccaaggtggtaacaacaatcaagtttaatcattgtttgaacttgattaacattctgagaatttgagcaccttcaggtgtatggcactcgagagcgcatttgtaggcactacaaaagatagctttatcgaatttggggagttgaaggaagtgtgtgaagatgtgattatcctaatcaaatcttcaaggtggagattgttaacattaatggaagacaattaataatggttgccattaacattaatgggagacaatcaataatgacaaccaccaactttggaaaagtggcaagggataattttttttggtccttgagataatgggctatttattgtttggtccttgaacctcaactataaataggccttctcatttctcatttcaattcttcccaaccaatctttctctcttagttttctctcttctcccatttgagaattcttaaggaattctatttgtttgtaatactttggagatagtaaagttatcatctggtattagtgcccgaggacgtaggtataatttaccgaacctcgttaaatctcttgtgttctttcttgtcctatttttctttcaatatttgagggtatagtagtagtatttaattgtgctattaaattactatagaagggatattctgtctaaggaaagacttggtatttaagagatccatgtgatccacctctcttccctgggaattgaactttgtgtgattttttagtacaataatttacacgcttccgaccctattggaacaacagtaTATTTATAGAATTGAAATTTCAGCATTTTTGTTGGTATTTGAATGGTTAACTGTCTCAAATTTCAGAtgttctttttattaattttcccTTTGGGAACTTTAAAATCTGCTCATAAAATCATATCCCAGAATCCATAGCCATAGCCATAGCCATAGCCATAGCCATAATAGTGTTTGAATCCACTGCACCAAGAGTTATGTTTCAGTTATTTGTTTTGAGAAGAAACCAAAAAAACCATGGAGAGTAGGTTGAGTTTTCCTAGTTTTTAGAGTTTTTTAAGCCATGCTTATCGGCTATATTATTActgcaaattttaaaattctttaaccttaattgaattattttttttaattaatcaaaatttgtaatttctttttttactttgattCTAAGAAGTAAGacatgacaataaatacaatcaactaggcaaaacaataaaataggtttttaaattccttaaaagttgaagaaaaagTTTTTTAGGTTTCTTAaaagttagtaaaaaaaaattttgggctcttacaagttaaaaaaaaatttaaaccctttaaaaattacaaaataatattttaaaccctttCAACTTTAGGTCCTGGACAATCGCACCTCCAGACCCCAGGATCAAGCCTGCAatcaacatgtttttttttttaatttagttcaaagaagtttaaaagaaacaaaaataacaaataatataatgactataataaattaaaaacatgagaaaatatttggtacaatATCAGTCGAATATTAAGACTCCACAAGTAGGGCTAATGGGTTAACAAGTGAcctacaaaattttaaagaaataaatattttataaaaagagAGACATATGATCATTTTTTTTAAGGCTACTTATAGGATAAAAAAAGCACAGTGTCAGTATACCAAATACTAATTCTTTTTGTTATTATGTTTTTagggttagtatttggtacaGTGACAatgtactttttttattccacaagtaactttaaaaaattttctcatatatgttttttaaatattttattatatctttataagacacttatcaaccctaatttttcttgtaaagtctaaaaattttattgacaatatatcaaatattttctgTAAAAAAAACAACTAtgctaaattaaaaacataacaacaaacattaaattaaaaataaaattgtaacactaaattaaaacattaccttaatattattttgcataatatttttttctttgggCCATTATCAATAGTTATAAGTCCATTTGATTTATATATTGGGCTTATAgatatatgatttatatatagTAGTGAGCTTATCTATATAAAGCTCATAATTGAGTTGGTGCCATGGgttaatttgatattaattaagttggaaaaagatgaaaattacatttattttacaaagtaaattatattattttgatggtgtttttgtcattttatatattttatgtagaAAAATATACACAGATAATAAGATTTGAGCTCATGCCTCTTTAATTTTTGAGTAAACTACACACAAggtaattaaattattagtaagtttacgttttagtcattcgacttcaaaaagttataaaatgatcacttaattattcaataattttcatttaagtcactaggttaTTAAAATCGCTATTGTATGGCCTTCTATGTTCGCTCCGCCTGCACCAATTAAAAACTCTCATTCCCATTCTCTgctggattttttttttcatgaagtAGTTTTGAGTATCACAAATCTACGacccaaaattcaaacaactttcttcttcgaTCTCCGATGCTGACCATTAGATATACTTAGATCtaaagtatgttcttctactcgtcaaTGGGTACAGATCCACCGTACCAATCGTCAAATTATCACTTGGAGCTTGCTAGCCgaacttattatttttaattttttctataaaaaaaattatcaactaGTAACTTGAATaataacttttaaatagtttagtgacttaaataaaaattttcaaatagttcaataatcatttttgtaactttttgaagttgagtgacgaAAATGTAAACttataaatagtttagtgaccttaaaTGTAATTTactcttaatttttttacatttgtaTTTATCTTTCAACCAAagcttcatttattatttatatcaactttttacaaatatatttattacataattttaattttcacccACATAATAAATGTACCATAATctagtatatataatatatattattaattttatttaattaaataattcaattaattatttactttCGAACTGAATTAATTAATAACTGAACTCCCAAAAACTTTAACtaccaaattaattttaatatccaACTAATTAACTTTCACTACCAAACTTTATCTGTCAAATTAGTTTTTTTAGATAAGTTACACTCATTGTTACTTTAAAATAGAGTTTGTTCTATTTCTGTCACTTCAATATTTTGTCTCAATGTAGTCactctaaataaaataattgtgcGAATTAATCACTAtcgttaaaattttcatttttcttctaaCAGATTACTGACATGACATATTAATCCATTTAGTGATTAACACGTATCATTTTTTTGTTAACTTTTAACTAAAGTTTAGAAACCTCTCTATAACtaacactacagcaaaacaggtttttagcggcatttttttggACCTATAATTGCCCTAAaactatttgcggcgtttttataagcACTGCAAAAAAGGCCGCTATAGACAACGCCGCTAAATTTTGCAGCGTTTAtgtgaaaaaacgccgctataaaacatgacctttagtggcgctttccaaacaaacgccactatagaacatgacctttagtagCGCTTTttccataaacgccgctaaagaatatgacctttagcggcgcttttcccataaacgccgctaaaggtcatgttctttagcggcgtttttagtaaaagtgccgctaaaagtgtTGTTCTTTAACGGCGTTTAtggaaaaaacgccactaactttAGCAAATTTTTAACATCCTATTTTCATTCATATAAAACCCGAATTGTCAACATAATTTCCTGTAACATCAAATTCAACCAAAAACTGCAAatttaaatgatacttcaaatccGACGAAAGAtatatgatctaaattaaaaaatgaaataacaaaatttattattttcaaaatttataatgttaaaatattcttATAATAAGAAAACACACGTCTAAGATGACAGATTCTgtgactgctgaaacatctttgTAATACcaaattttagcccgggctcacaataataaaataaagtctaagtccagtacaaaattatatcGTTTGGCCCAAtcagaatggcccattacttaaAAAGGTTAAAGGcccatctacaagcttatggaaacataatctttaaggatatgcaatcttagatatgatatgcaatcttagatatgatatatgcaatcttggatatgatatgcaatcttggaagatatgattttataatattagagatttaatttgtagacaCCCTTTAATTT
The genomic region above belongs to Gossypium hirsutum isolate 1008001.06 chromosome D05, Gossypium_hirsutum_v2.1, whole genome shotgun sequence and contains:
- the LOC121202851 gene encoding uncharacterized protein, producing MRLTILEKQTTQGLETPGTAGDLKGENRSRRRSYMASPSSSSSSPRLRPRCTCSNQPGSAPCSKHGYMVPRQNTKRYGGNKEIIRRAITPNRKMTLRWWNFRPTPSRLSNMTMA